Proteins from a genomic interval of Microbacterium esteraromaticum:
- a CDS encoding CoA-acylating methylmalonate-semialdehyde dehydrogenase, with protein MTRMIPHFVGGKHVDPTGGRVADVFDPSTGAVQAHVPLASADEVRAVIANAEAAQAEWAATNPQKRARVLMRFVELVNRDMDDLARLLSSEHGKTFDDAKGDIQRGIEVIEFCIGAPHLLKGEYSTGVGAGIDVYSMRQPLGVVAGITPFNFPAMIPLWKAGPALASGNAFVLKPSERDPSVPVRLAELFLEAGLPAGVFNVVHGDKEAVDVLISDPRIQAVGFVGSTPIAEYIYTTAISNGKRAQCFGGAKNHMIVMPDADLDQVADALIGAGYGSAGERCMAISVAVPVGEETADALAAKLTERVAALNVGPSLSEGADYGPLVNSAAVERVTGYIQQGVDQGATLLADGRGFTVGGHEGGFYLGPTLFDHVTTDMAIYREEIFGPVLVIARAADYEQALAMASDHEFGNGVAIFTRDGDAARDFAARVNVGMVGVNVPIPVPIAYYTFGGWKRSGFGDLNQHGADAFRFYTKTKTVTSRWPSHGVRDGASFVIPTMN; from the coding sequence ATGACCCGAATGATCCCCCACTTCGTAGGCGGAAAGCACGTCGACCCGACCGGTGGACGCGTCGCCGACGTGTTCGACCCGAGCACAGGAGCCGTGCAGGCCCACGTGCCGCTCGCCTCGGCCGACGAGGTGCGCGCCGTGATCGCGAACGCCGAGGCCGCACAGGCCGAATGGGCCGCGACCAACCCGCAGAAGCGCGCCCGCGTGCTGATGCGCTTCGTCGAACTCGTCAACCGCGACATGGACGACCTCGCCCGCCTGCTCTCCAGCGAGCACGGCAAGACCTTCGACGACGCCAAGGGCGACATCCAGCGCGGCATCGAGGTGATCGAGTTCTGCATCGGGGCACCGCACCTGCTCAAGGGCGAGTACTCCACCGGTGTCGGCGCCGGTATCGATGTCTACTCGATGCGTCAGCCGCTCGGCGTCGTGGCCGGCATCACCCCGTTCAACTTCCCCGCCATGATCCCTCTCTGGAAGGCGGGCCCCGCCCTGGCATCCGGAAACGCGTTCGTGCTCAAGCCCAGTGAACGCGACCCCTCGGTCCCCGTGCGCCTTGCCGAGCTGTTCCTCGAAGCGGGCCTGCCCGCCGGAGTGTTCAACGTCGTCCACGGCGACAAAGAGGCCGTCGACGTGCTGATCAGCGACCCGCGCATCCAGGCGGTCGGCTTCGTCGGCTCCACGCCGATCGCCGAGTACATCTATACGACCGCGATCAGCAACGGCAAGCGTGCCCAGTGCTTCGGCGGCGCCAAGAACCACATGATCGTGATGCCCGACGCCGACCTCGACCAGGTCGCCGATGCCCTGATCGGCGCCGGCTACGGTTCGGCCGGTGAACGCTGCATGGCCATATCGGTCGCGGTGCCGGTGGGTGAAGAAACCGCGGATGCCCTCGCCGCCAAGCTCACCGAGCGCGTCGCCGCTCTGAACGTCGGCCCGTCGCTGTCTGAGGGCGCCGACTACGGGCCGCTGGTCAACAGCGCCGCCGTCGAGCGGGTCACCGGCTACATCCAGCAGGGCGTCGACCAGGGCGCGACGCTGCTCGCCGACGGTCGGGGATTCACCGTCGGCGGGCACGAGGGCGGCTTCTACCTGGGCCCCACCCTGTTCGACCACGTCACCACCGACATGGCGATCTACCGCGAGGAGATCTTCGGGCCCGTGCTCGTGATCGCCAGAGCGGCCGACTACGAGCAGGCGCTGGCGATGGCATCCGATCACGAATTCGGAAACGGCGTCGCGATCTTCACCCGCGACGGCGACGCCGCGCGCGACTTCGCCGCGCGCGTGAACGTCGGAATGGTCGGCGTGAACGTGCCGATCCCCGTGCCGATCGCGTACTACACCTTCGGCGGCTGGAAGCGCAGCGGGTTCGGCGACCTGAACCAGCACGGCGCCGACGCCTTCCGCTTCTACACGAAGACCAAGACGGTGACCAGTCGTTGGCCCTCGCACGGCGTGCGCGACGGTGCCAGCTTCGTGATCCCCACCATGAACTAG
- the ppsA gene encoding phosphoenolpyruvate synthase — MSNILWFHEVTMTDLPQVGGKNASLGEMVSHLSDLGVRVPGGFATTADAYRAFLASDGLDTRIREAVEAIDVDDVTQLTRVGATVREWIERQPLPADIENDIRAAYAHLVENDPTPDAVSWAVRSSATAEDLPDASFAGQQETFLNISGIENILQAVTQVFSSLYNDRAIAYRVHNGFDHHDVALSVGVQRMVRSDIGASGVMFTVDTESGFEDAVFITSSYGLGEAVVQGAVNPDEFYVYKPALAASRPAILKRAVGEKAVAMRYTDSAQVGGTTVFEDVPAAERRLLSISDVEVEELARHAVTIEQHYGRPMDIEWARDGVDGRLYILQARPETVVSRTDANVMRRFVLGERAEVLSTGRAIGQKIGSGAVSVLRSLDDMAAFRAGDVLVADMTDPDWEPIMKKASAIVTDRGGRTCHAAIIARELGIPAVVGTGDATRVLTDGLDVTVSCAEGDDGFVYRGLLEYREEETQLDRMPEVPVKIMMNVGTPDQAFSFSRLPNRGVGLARLEFIINRQIGIHPRALLEYDALPADLQAQVAERIAAYPSPREFFVQRVTEGIGMLAAAFAPEPVIVRMSDFKSNEYANLLGGERYEPHEENPMIGYRGASRYISPEFRECFDMECEAIRRVRDDMGLQNVKVMIPFVRTVAEGAAVVEMLAANGLRRGENGLEVVMMCEVPSNALLADEFLDHFDGFSIGSNDMTQLTLGLDRDSALVASTFDERDPAVKKMLAMAIEACLRRGKYVGICGQGPSDHPDLADWLLDQGIESMSLNPDTVVETWMRLAARSADATAQPASDS; from the coding sequence ATGAGCAACATCCTGTGGTTCCACGAGGTCACGATGACGGACCTCCCCCAGGTCGGGGGCAAGAACGCCTCGCTGGGCGAGATGGTCTCGCACCTCTCGGATCTCGGCGTGCGCGTCCCCGGCGGATTCGCGACCACAGCCGACGCCTATCGGGCCTTCCTCGCCTCGGACGGGCTCGACACCCGCATCCGTGAGGCCGTCGAGGCGATCGACGTCGACGACGTCACCCAGCTCACCCGCGTCGGTGCGACGGTGCGCGAGTGGATCGAGCGGCAGCCCCTTCCGGCGGACATCGAGAACGACATCCGCGCCGCTTACGCGCACCTCGTCGAGAACGACCCGACCCCGGATGCCGTCTCCTGGGCCGTACGGTCATCGGCGACCGCCGAAGACCTGCCGGATGCCTCGTTCGCCGGCCAGCAGGAGACCTTCCTGAACATCTCGGGGATCGAGAACATCCTGCAGGCCGTCACGCAGGTCTTCTCATCGCTGTACAACGACCGGGCCATCGCGTACCGCGTGCACAACGGCTTCGACCACCACGACGTCGCGCTCTCGGTCGGCGTGCAGCGCATGGTGCGCTCCGACATCGGGGCATCCGGTGTCATGTTCACCGTCGACACCGAGTCGGGCTTCGAAGACGCCGTGTTCATCACCAGCTCGTACGGTCTGGGCGAGGCCGTCGTGCAGGGGGCGGTGAACCCGGACGAGTTCTACGTGTACAAGCCCGCGCTGGCGGCGTCGCGACCGGCGATCCTCAAGCGGGCGGTGGGTGAGAAGGCCGTCGCGATGCGCTACACCGACAGCGCGCAGGTGGGCGGCACGACCGTCTTCGAGGACGTCCCGGCCGCCGAGCGCCGGCTGCTGAGCATCTCGGATGTTGAAGTCGAGGAACTCGCCCGCCACGCCGTCACGATCGAACAGCACTATGGCCGCCCGATGGACATCGAGTGGGCCCGCGACGGCGTCGACGGCCGCCTCTACATCCTGCAGGCGCGCCCCGAGACGGTGGTCTCGCGCACGGACGCCAACGTCATGCGCCGATTCGTGCTCGGTGAGCGCGCCGAGGTGCTCTCGACCGGCCGTGCGATCGGGCAGAAGATCGGCTCGGGCGCGGTCAGCGTGCTGCGCTCCCTCGACGATATGGCGGCCTTCCGTGCGGGCGACGTGCTGGTCGCCGACATGACCGACCCCGATTGGGAGCCGATCATGAAGAAGGCCTCGGCGATCGTCACCGACCGCGGCGGCCGCACCTGCCATGCTGCGATCATCGCGCGCGAACTGGGCATTCCTGCCGTCGTCGGCACGGGGGACGCCACCCGGGTGCTTACCGACGGCCTCGACGTCACCGTGTCGTGCGCCGAGGGCGACGACGGGTTCGTCTACCGCGGCCTGCTCGAGTACCGCGAGGAAGAGACGCAGCTCGATCGGATGCCCGAGGTACCGGTCAAGATCATGATGAATGTCGGCACTCCCGATCAGGCGTTCTCGTTCTCGCGTCTGCCCAACCGGGGCGTGGGGCTGGCCCGGTTGGAGTTCATCATCAACCGCCAGATCGGCATCCACCCCCGCGCGCTGCTCGAGTACGACGCCCTGCCCGCCGATCTTCAGGCGCAGGTCGCTGAGCGCATCGCCGCCTACCCGTCGCCGCGGGAGTTCTTCGTGCAGCGCGTGACCGAGGGTATCGGCATGCTGGCCGCGGCGTTCGCGCCCGAGCCGGTGATCGTGCGGATGAGCGACTTCAAGTCGAACGAGTACGCCAACCTGCTGGGCGGGGAGCGCTACGAGCCGCATGAGGAGAACCCGATGATCGGGTACCGCGGTGCCTCGCGGTACATCTCGCCCGAGTTCCGCGAGTGCTTCGACATGGAGTGCGAGGCGATCCGCCGCGTGCGCGACGACATGGGCCTGCAGAACGTCAAGGTCATGATCCCGTTCGTGCGCACCGTCGCCGAGGGTGCCGCGGTCGTCGAGATGCTGGCAGCAAACGGACTGCGCCGGGGTGAGAACGGTCTTGAGGTCGTGATGATGTGCGAGGTGCCCTCGAACGCGCTGCTGGCCGATGAGTTCCTCGATCACTTCGACGGGTTCTCGATCGGGTCGAACGACATGACCCAGCTCACGCTCGGGCTCGACCGCGACTCGGCACTGGTCGCATCCACCTTCGACGAGCGCGATCCAGCCGTCAAGAAGATGCTCGCGATGGCGATCGAGGCGTGCCTGCGTCGCGGCAAGTACGTCGGCATCTGCGGGCAGGGCCCGTCGGATCACCCCGACCTCGCGGACTGGCTGCTCGACCAGGGCATCGAGTCGATGTCGCTGAACCCCGACACCGTCGTCGAGACATGGATGCGCCTGGCGGCGCGATCGGCGGATGCCACGGCGCAGCCGGCATCCGATTCCTGA
- a CDS encoding pyruvate, water dikinase regulatory protein produces the protein MPPTDSAPVAGTRAAYFVSDSTGVTAETLGNALLANFPGIRFLRHTIPFVLTDAEARSVVASIDTDVARGHDPLLFITVKNAQLRGILSASGATVIDLLAGHLTELENALGVTASEQLGNYHGLGDTDRYFARMRAVEYAIEHDDGQSSRALDQADVVIIAPSRCGKTPTTMYLALQHGLRVANYPLTDDDFGSEALPRPIAKYGPRCFGLTTTPLRLSQVRHERRPSSRYSSLEQCTLELRRAEDLYRRHRIPFLNSSTKSVEEMSAVIMQTMKLRA, from the coding sequence GTGCCCCCTACTGATTCCGCGCCCGTCGCCGGTACGCGTGCTGCGTACTTCGTCTCGGACAGCACCGGAGTCACCGCAGAGACGCTCGGCAACGCACTGCTGGCGAACTTTCCGGGCATCCGCTTTCTGCGGCACACGATCCCGTTCGTGCTCACCGACGCCGAGGCGCGCTCGGTCGTCGCGAGCATCGACACAGACGTCGCGCGCGGACACGACCCCCTGCTGTTCATCACCGTGAAGAACGCCCAGCTGCGCGGCATCCTCAGCGCCTCGGGCGCGACGGTCATCGACCTGCTCGCCGGCCACCTCACCGAGCTCGAGAACGCTCTCGGCGTGACGGCCTCCGAGCAACTCGGCAACTACCACGGCCTCGGCGACACCGACCGCTACTTCGCACGCATGCGTGCTGTCGAGTACGCCATCGAGCACGACGACGGGCAGAGTTCGCGCGCTCTCGACCAGGCCGATGTCGTGATCATCGCGCCGTCGCGCTGCGGCAAGACGCCCACCACGATGTACCTCGCCCTGCAGCACGGGCTGCGCGTCGCGAACTACCCGCTCACCGACGACGACTTCGGCAGCGAGGCGCTGCCGCGTCCGATCGCGAAGTACGGCCCGCGCTGCTTCGGGCTCACCACGACGCCGCTGCGCCTGAGCCAGGTGCGCCACGAGCGCCGCCCCAGCTCGCGCTACTCCAGCCTCGAGCAGTGCACGCTCGAGCTGCGCCGCGCCGAAGACCTCTACCGCCGACACCGAATCCCGTTCCTGAACTCCTCGACAAAAAGCGTCGAGGAGATGTCCGCGGTCATCATGCAGACCATGAAGCTGCGTGCGTGA
- a CDS encoding enoyl-CoA hydratase-related protein — protein MPEGNVAEYETIIVEQRGRVGWITLNRPEALNALNGLVSEEVAAAAEIFDASDEIGAIVVTGSEKAFAAGADIKEMESKTASEMLDTDHFGAWTRFAAVRTPVIAAVSGYALGGGCELAMMCDIILAADSARFGQPEINLGVVPGMGGTQRLIRAVGYYKAAELILSGRMIAADEAERIGLVSRVVPASDLLAEATTLAETIASKSLPSLYAAKATLDAAMETTLEAGLAVEKQQFAALFDTADQKEGMAAFRQKRPPHFQHR, from the coding sequence ATGCCTGAAGGAAACGTCGCCGAGTACGAGACGATCATCGTCGAACAGCGAGGACGGGTGGGCTGGATCACCCTCAACAGACCCGAGGCGCTCAACGCCCTCAACGGCCTCGTGTCCGAAGAAGTGGCCGCGGCCGCCGAGATCTTCGACGCCAGCGATGAGATCGGCGCGATCGTCGTCACCGGATCCGAGAAGGCGTTCGCCGCCGGGGCCGACATCAAAGAGATGGAGTCGAAGACGGCATCCGAGATGCTCGACACCGACCACTTCGGCGCCTGGACCCGCTTCGCGGCCGTCCGCACACCAGTGATCGCCGCCGTCTCGGGGTACGCGCTGGGCGGCGGATGCGAACTGGCGATGATGTGCGACATCATCCTCGCCGCCGACTCGGCACGCTTCGGTCAGCCCGAGATCAACCTCGGTGTCGTGCCGGGCATGGGCGGCACCCAGCGCCTCATCCGCGCGGTCGGGTACTACAAGGCCGCCGAACTGATTCTGTCGGGACGCATGATCGCCGCCGACGAGGCCGAACGCATCGGCCTCGTGTCGCGCGTCGTTCCGGCATCCGATCTGCTCGCCGAGGCGACGACGCTCGCCGAGACGATCGCGTCGAAGTCGCTGCCGTCGCTGTACGCGGCGAAGGCGACGTTGGATGCTGCCATGGAGACGACCCTCGAGGCGGGACTTGCCGTCGAGAAGCAGCAGTTCGCCGCTCTGTTCGACACTGCAGATCAGAAGGAGGGGATGGCCGCTTTTCGACAGAAGCGCCCCCCTCACTTCCAGCACCGATGA
- a CDS encoding acyl-CoA dehydrogenase family protein, with amino-acid sequence MTMINTSVTAEEREAILDAVREFTETELAPHAAERDEKHIFPRESLHRAGELGLGGIYVREDFGGTGLGRVDTVAIFEELAKGDPAVAAYISIHNMVAWMIDTYGDDAQRAQWLPPLTAMEQFGGYCLTEPGAGSDAANITTSATRDGDDYLITGVKQFISGAGEAGVYVVMARTGEPGAKGISAFLVPGDADGLSFGAHEKKMGWHAQPTRPVILDGVRVPASAMLGDEGRGFAIAMSALNGGRLNIAACSLGGAQWALERAVQYVHERVAFGEPLAEKQSILFAIADMRTDLQAARLMVRDGAQAVDEKAPDATMRCAMAKRFATDAGFDVANRALQLHGGYGYLQDYGIEKVVRDLRVHQILEGTNEIMRLIVGREMLRPAGSASQQRAQARSAS; translated from the coding sequence ATGACCATGATCAACACCTCCGTCACCGCCGAAGAGCGCGAGGCGATCCTCGACGCCGTGCGCGAGTTCACCGAGACCGAGCTGGCGCCGCACGCCGCCGAGCGCGACGAGAAGCACATCTTCCCGCGGGAGTCGCTGCACCGGGCCGGTGAGCTCGGGCTGGGCGGTATCTACGTCCGCGAGGACTTCGGCGGCACCGGGCTGGGCCGCGTCGACACCGTGGCGATCTTCGAGGAACTCGCCAAGGGCGACCCGGCCGTGGCCGCGTACATCTCGATCCACAACATGGTCGCCTGGATGATCGACACCTACGGTGACGACGCCCAGCGCGCGCAGTGGCTCCCGCCGCTCACCGCGATGGAACAGTTCGGCGGCTACTGCCTGACCGAGCCTGGCGCCGGGTCGGATGCCGCCAACATCACCACCAGCGCGACGCGCGACGGTGACGACTACCTGATCACGGGCGTGAAGCAGTTCATCTCGGGCGCGGGCGAGGCCGGCGTGTACGTGGTGATGGCCCGCACCGGCGAGCCGGGCGCCAAGGGCATCAGCGCCTTCCTCGTGCCGGGCGATGCCGACGGCCTGAGCTTCGGCGCGCACGAGAAGAAGATGGGCTGGCACGCGCAGCCGACCCGTCCGGTGATCCTCGACGGTGTGCGGGTGCCGGCATCGGCGATGCTCGGCGACGAGGGGCGAGGATTCGCAATCGCGATGTCGGCGCTCAACGGTGGCCGGCTCAACATCGCCGCCTGCTCGCTGGGCGGCGCGCAATGGGCGCTCGAACGCGCCGTGCAGTACGTGCACGAGCGCGTCGCCTTCGGCGAGCCGCTCGCCGAGAAGCAGTCGATCCTGTTCGCAATCGCCGATATGCGCACCGACCTGCAGGCCGCGCGCCTGATGGTGCGCGATGGTGCGCAGGCGGTCGACGAGAAGGCGCCGGATGCCACGATGCGCTGCGCCATGGCCAAGCGCTTCGCCACCGACGCCGGCTTCGACGTCGCCAATCGGGCCCTTCAGCTGCACGGCGGCTACGGGTACCTTCAGGACTACGGGATCGAGAAGGTCGTGCGCGACCTGCGCGTGCACCAGATCCTGGAAGGGACGAACGAGATCATGCGACTCATCGTCGGACGCGAGATGCTGCGTCCTGCGGGATCAGCCTCGCAGCAGCGGGCTCAGGCGCGGAGCGCCTCATGA
- a CDS encoding electron transfer flavoprotein subunit alpha/FixB family protein, which yields MAYPANPLLVLVDVDPAGNAASSTAALIGAASTIGAPVALIVGGSPAAADAAAAAGAQVVLTAAGDAGKLTVPVVDALQAAYAQVKPDAVLISNSIAGRDVAGRFAVREKLALSVDAVGVSRDDEGVTAQHSVYGGSFLTDSAPTFGAPVITVRQGAVDARAEAADLAIEELTVTASDAVAASAGEIVAEEKTSSRPELRGAARVVSGGRGLGSKEKFVLVEQLADTLGAAIGASRAAVDAGYIPYAHQVGQTGVSVSPQLYIALGISGAIQHRAGMQTAKTIVAINKDGEAPIFDVADFGIVGDVFTVVPQLIEALEARKN from the coding sequence ATGGCGTACCCCGCGAACCCGCTCCTCGTCCTCGTCGACGTCGACCCCGCCGGCAATGCCGCCAGCAGCACGGCGGCGCTCATCGGTGCGGCATCCACCATCGGCGCTCCCGTCGCGTTGATCGTCGGTGGCAGCCCCGCCGCGGCGGATGCCGCCGCAGCGGCCGGAGCGCAGGTCGTGCTCACGGCCGCCGGCGACGCCGGCAAGCTGACCGTCCCGGTCGTCGACGCGCTGCAGGCCGCCTATGCACAGGTGAAGCCCGATGCCGTGCTGATCTCGAACTCGATCGCCGGCCGCGATGTCGCCGGACGTTTCGCCGTGCGCGAGAAGCTCGCCCTGTCGGTGGATGCCGTCGGCGTCTCCCGCGACGATGAGGGCGTCACCGCCCAGCACTCCGTCTACGGCGGCTCGTTCCTCACCGATTCGGCCCCGACCTTCGGCGCCCCGGTCATCACCGTCCGTCAGGGCGCTGTGGATGCCCGCGCCGAGGCCGCCGACCTCGCGATCGAGGAGCTCACGGTCACCGCGTCCGATGCGGTCGCCGCAAGTGCCGGAGAGATCGTGGCCGAAGAGAAGACCTCGTCGCGTCCCGAGCTGCGCGGTGCCGCTCGAGTCGTCTCGGGCGGCCGTGGCCTGGGCTCGAAGGAGAAGTTCGTTCTCGTCGAGCAGCTCGCCGACACGCTGGGTGCCGCCATCGGCGCCTCGCGGGCGGCGGTCGACGCCGGGTACATCCCCTATGCGCATCAGGTCGGTCAGACCGGCGTCTCGGTGTCGCCGCAGCTGTACATCGCGCTCGGTATCTCGGGCGCGATCCAGCACCGCGCCGGCATGCAGACCGCCAAGACGATCGTCGCGATCAACAAGGACGGCGAGGCGCCGATCTTCGACGTCGCCGACTTCGGCATCGTCGGTGACGTCTTCACTGTGGTGCCGCAGCTGATCGAGGCGCTCGAAGCGCGGAAGAACTAA
- the mmsB gene encoding 3-hydroxyisobutyrate dehydrogenase, giving the protein MTASASKKVAFLGLGHMGLPMALNLVKAGHDVRGFDLVPAAVDAARDAGIPVADSGADAVAGADVVITMFPAGRHVIAAYQDELLAAAAPGTLFIESSTIAVDEARTAHELALAAGHRNIDAPVSGGVVGAENGTLAFMVGGSDADFADALPLLEAMGKRIVHCGGPGLGQAAKVCNNMVLAVSQIAVAEAFVLGERLGLEHQALFDVVSQASGQCWSITTNCPVPGPVPTSPANRDYQPGFAGALMAKDLGLALQAIEQTSTDARMGRLAQQIYAAFAAGDGAARDFSGIITDIRATDS; this is encoded by the coding sequence ATGACCGCGTCGGCATCGAAGAAGGTCGCCTTTCTCGGCCTCGGCCACATGGGCCTGCCGATGGCGCTCAACCTCGTGAAGGCCGGGCACGACGTGCGCGGATTCGACCTGGTGCCCGCCGCGGTCGACGCCGCGCGTGATGCGGGCATCCCGGTCGCGGACAGTGGTGCGGATGCTGTCGCCGGCGCCGACGTCGTCATCACGATGTTCCCCGCCGGGCGGCACGTGATCGCCGCCTATCAGGACGAGCTGCTCGCCGCTGCCGCGCCGGGCACGCTGTTCATCGAGTCGTCGACCATCGCCGTCGATGAGGCTCGCACCGCGCACGAGCTGGCGCTCGCCGCCGGCCACCGGAACATCGACGCGCCGGTCTCGGGCGGCGTGGTCGGCGCCGAGAACGGCACCCTCGCGTTCATGGTCGGCGGGTCGGATGCCGATTTCGCCGACGCGCTGCCGTTGCTGGAGGCGATGGGCAAGCGCATCGTGCACTGCGGCGGGCCGGGTCTGGGGCAGGCCGCGAAGGTCTGCAACAACATGGTGCTCGCGGTGTCGCAGATCGCCGTCGCCGAGGCGTTCGTGCTGGGTGAGCGGCTGGGGCTGGAGCACCAGGCGCTGTTCGATGTCGTCTCGCAGGCATCGGGGCAGTGCTGGTCGATCACGACGAATTGCCCGGTGCCGGGGCCGGTACCGACGAGCCCGGCGAACCGCGACTACCAGCCGGGTTTCGCGGGCGCGCTGATGGCCAAAGACCTGGGGTTGGCGCTGCAGGCGATCGAGCAGACGTCGACGGATGCCAGGATGGGCCGACTCGCCCAGCAGATCTATGCCGCGTTCGCCGCCGGCGACGGCGCCGCCCGGGACTTCTCGGGCATCATCACCGACATCCGAGCCACCGACTCCTGA
- a CDS encoding putative immunity protein, protein MNSQPDDADLRLSEHDRRELVEWTVACAERMLPFFLEERPDDLRPREALDAAQAFIRGELAIDEVRERSFGSHAAAREASEASAIAAARVCGQAAAVAHMAGHARQVPRYTAKAFPGDRERRDEELAWQRQRVPERFDQYVYEGD, encoded by the coding sequence GTGAACAGCCAGCCCGACGACGCAGACCTCAGACTCTCCGAGCACGATCGCCGCGAGCTGGTGGAATGGACCGTGGCCTGCGCAGAGCGGATGCTGCCGTTCTTCCTCGAAGAACGGCCCGACGACCTCAGACCCCGCGAGGCGCTCGACGCGGCGCAGGCGTTCATCCGCGGAGAACTCGCGATCGACGAGGTACGCGAGCGGTCGTTCGGTAGCCACGCGGCCGCGCGCGAGGCGTCTGAGGCGTCGGCCATTGCCGCGGCGCGGGTGTGTGGGCAGGCCGCGGCTGTCGCGCACATGGCCGGGCACGCCCGCCAGGTGCCGCGGTACACGGCCAAGGCGTTCCCCGGCGACCGTGAGCGGCGCGACGAGGAGCTCGCCTGGCAGCGTCAGCGTGTGCCTGAGCGGTTCGACCAGTACGTGTACGAGGGCGACTGA
- a CDS encoding MarR family winged helix-turn-helix transcriptional regulator gives MARPRPLPIDPLAEAKRQWLAHGWNDAAEGMAVVTSIMRAQQLLLARVDAALKPFGVTFARYEVLRLLAFSRTGTLPLSSVVARLQVHATSLTSTAERLVRDGLVRRDPHPHDGRAALLTLTDAGRDLVERATAALNTEVFSSPGLAADDAKELVGIVARLRKNAGDFTDPRPLPEPL, from the coding sequence ATGGCCCGCCCCCGCCCTCTTCCCATCGATCCGCTCGCCGAGGCGAAGCGGCAATGGCTCGCGCACGGCTGGAACGATGCCGCCGAGGGCATGGCCGTGGTCACCTCGATCATGCGCGCCCAGCAGCTGCTGCTCGCACGAGTGGATGCAGCACTCAAGCCCTTCGGCGTGACCTTCGCGCGCTACGAGGTGCTGCGTCTGCTCGCCTTCAGTCGCACGGGCACCCTGCCGCTGTCGAGCGTCGTGGCCAGGCTGCAGGTGCACGCTACGAGCCTGACGAGCACGGCCGAGCGCCTCGTGCGCGACGGACTGGTGCGCCGTGATCCGCACCCGCACGACGGCCGCGCCGCACTGCTGACCCTCACCGATGCCGGCCGCGATCTCGTCGAGCGTGCCACTGCCGCGCTGAACACCGAGGTGTTCTCCTCGCCCGGGCTGGCCGCCGACGACGCCAAGGAACTGGTCGGCATCGTCGCGCGGCTACGCAAGAACGCCGGCGACTTCACCGACCCACGCCCACTGCCCGAGCCGCTCTGA
- a CDS encoding electron transfer flavoprotein subunit beta/FixA family protein, which produces MKIYVLVKEVPDTYGDRKLDLETGLADRSGDVVLDEITERALEAALSYADKNAGTEVVALSMAPESSAASVRRALAIGAASAVHVVDEDLRGADLTLTAEVLAAAIRRGEPDLVITGNLSTDGSGGVIPAMLAEHLGFAQATALSQIEISDAQVVGTRTGDDGTQQITAALPAVISITEALPDARFPNFKGIMAAKKKPLEVLSLADLGVSADPALAPRAIMTTVAEKPPRAAGVKITDEGDAAAQLVEFLAQNRLV; this is translated from the coding sequence ATGAAGATCTATGTCCTGGTGAAAGAAGTGCCAGACACCTACGGTGACCGAAAGCTCGATCTCGAGACGGGACTGGCTGATCGTTCGGGTGATGTCGTGCTGGATGAGATCACCGAGCGTGCTCTCGAAGCCGCGCTCTCGTACGCCGACAAGAACGCCGGCACCGAGGTGGTCGCCCTCTCGATGGCGCCGGAGTCGTCGGCAGCATCCGTGCGTCGTGCCCTGGCGATCGGCGCGGCATCTGCCGTGCACGTCGTCGATGAGGATCTGCGCGGCGCCGACCTCACGCTGACCGCAGAGGTGCTCGCCGCCGCGATCCGCCGCGGTGAGCCCGACCTGGTCATCACCGGCAACCTCTCGACCGACGGCTCCGGCGGTGTCATCCCCGCCATGCTCGCCGAGCACCTCGGGTTCGCGCAGGCGACGGCGCTCAGCCAGATCGAGATCTCCGACGCACAGGTCGTCGGCACCCGTACCGGCGACGACGGCACGCAGCAGATCACCGCGGCACTGCCCGCGGTCATCTCGATCACCGAGGCGCTGCCCGACGCGCGCTTCCCCAACTTCAAGGGCATCATGGCGGCTAAGAAGAAGCCGCTCGAGGTGCTCTCGCTGGCCGACCTGGGTGTCTCGGCGGATCCCGCTCTGGCGCCCCGCGCGATCATGACGACGGTCGCAGAGAAGCCCCCGCGGGCGGCCGGTGTCAAGATCACCGACGAGGGCGACGCCGCCGCTCAGCTCGTCGAGTTCCTCGCACAGAACAGGCTGGTGTGA